In Ipomoea triloba cultivar NCNSP0323 chromosome 15, ASM357664v1, one genomic interval encodes:
- the LOC116007101 gene encoding histone-lysine N-methyltransferase SUVR3 isoform X1, whose product MEKRCRTGRPAPEEEDYSEEGQEHFFRCARLIFPYLQPSDLASVSSTCKAFRRVSDAITSLRIADASRSFENSPVPFVNAVDSQPYAYFLYTPNQTLPIATGEAQSWGGPDDGAGRVKPDPFLFRVEGARGCECRRSCGDGEGLGCPCWDSGEFPGQECGPSCGCGPECGNRLTQKGVSLGLKIVKDKRKGWSLCAAEMIPKGKFVCEYAGEVVTTEEARARLKLYDEASSTGHFSHALLVVKEHLQSGNICIRMNIDATNIGNIARFINHSCDGGNLCTVIVRSSGALLPRVCFFASRDVQEDEELSFSYGDVRLNPKGSQCFCGTSSCLGFLPSEHT is encoded by the exons ATGGAGAAACGATGCAGAACGGGTCGACCCGCACCGGAAGAGGAGGACTACTCGGAAGAAGGCCAAGAGCATTTCTTCCGGTGTGCCCGTCTCATCTTCCCTTACTTACAACCGTCCGATCTCGCCTCCGTTTCATCAACCTGCAAGGCCTTCCGACGAGTCTCCGACGCCATTACTTCCTTAAGAATCGCCGACGCTTCTAGAAGCTTCGAGAATTCACCCGTCCCTTTCGTCAACGCCGTCGACTCCCAACCCTACGCTTACTTCCTATACACCCCGAATCAAACCCTGCCGATCGCTACCGGAGAAGCTCAGAGCTGGGGAGGTCCGGATGATGGTGCGGGTCGGGTTAAACCCGACCCGTTCTTGTTCCGGGTCGAGGGCGCCCGTGGGTGCGAGTGCCGCCGGAGTTGCGGCGACGGCGAGGGTTTGGGATGCCCGTGTTGGGACTCGGGCGAGTTTCCGGGTCAGGAATGTGGTCCGAGCTGCGGCTGCGGGCCGGAGTGCGGGAACCGGTTGACTCAGAAGGGGGTTTCGTTGGGGCTGAAAATCGTAAAGGATAAGAGAAAAGGTTGGAGCTTGTGCGCTGCGGAGATGATTCCAAAAGGGAAGTTTGTTTGCGAGTATGCAG GTGAAGTTGTGACGACTGAAGAAGCAAGAGCTCGCCTGAAACTGTATGACGAAGCTTCATCCACTGGCCATTTTTCTCATGCTCTTCTGGTTGTGAAGGAGCATCTTCAATCTGGAAATATATGCATAAGGATGAATATTGATGCCACCAACATTGGCAATATTGCACGCTTTATTAACCATTCATGCGATGGTGGGAACCTCTGCACAGTAATAGTGCGGAGTTCTGGAGCCTTGTTACCCCGTGTTTGCTTTTTTGCTTCCAGAGAtgtacaagaagatgaagagctTAGTTTCAGTTATGGTGATGTTAGGCTTAATCCAAAAGGCTCTCAATGTTTCTGTGGCACCTCTTCATGTTTAGGGTTCTTGCCATCAGAACATACATGA
- the LOC116006883 gene encoding replication factor C subunit 3 translates to MLWVDKYRPKTLDKIIVHQDVAQNLKKLVTEQDCPHLLFYGPSGSGKKTLIMALLRQIFGASADKVKAENKVWKIDAGTRTIDVELTTLSSTHHVELSPGDAGFQDRYVVQEVIKEMAKNRPIDTKGKKSFKVLVLNEVDKLSREAQHSLRRTMEKYSTSCRLILCCNSSSKVTEAVRSRCLNVRINAPKEEEIVKVLEFIGKKEGLQLPAGFAARIAEKSNRSLRRAILSFETCRVQQYPFTNNQAVPPMDWEEYVAEIASDIMKEQSPKRLFQVRGKLYELLSNCIPPDIILKRLLFELLKKLDSELKHEVCHWAAYYEHRMHLGQKAIFHLEAFVAKFMSIYKNFLVATFG, encoded by the exons ATGTTGTGGGTCGACAAGTACCGCCCGAAAACCCTAGACAAGATCATCGTGCACCAAGATGTTGCTCAAAATCTTAAGAAATTG GTTACAGAGCAAGATTGCCCGCATTTGCTGTTTTACGGGCCATCAGGGTCGGGTAAGAAAACCCTAATTATGGCCCTTCTCCGGCAGATATTTGGGGCAAGTGCCGATAAG GTGAAAGCTGAGAACAAAGTCTGGAAAATTGAT GCTGGAACTAGGACTATTGATGTAGAGCTCACTACATTATCAAGCACTCATCATGTGGAATTGAGTCCTGGTGATGCTGGATTTCAAGACCGATATGTTGTTCAAGAGGTAATAAAAGAAATGGCAAAGAATAGACCCATTGACACCAAAGGAAAGAAGAGTTTCAAAG TATTAGTGCTGAATGAAGTTGACAAGCTCTCAAGAGAAGCACAGCATTCTCTTCGAAGAACAATGGAGAAATACAGCACGTCATGCCGTCTGATTCTTTGCTGCAACAGTTCTTCAAAAGTTACAGAAGCTGTTCGTTCTCGATGCCTCAATGTGCGAATAAATGCACCCAAGGAAGAAGAG ataGTGAAGGTTTTGGAATTTATCGGGAAGAAAGAAGGACTTCAGCTCCCAGCAGGATTTGCTGCCCGCATAGCAGAAAAGTCAAACAGAAGCCTCAGAAGGGCGATATTGTCATTTGAGACTTGTCGTGTTCAACA GTATCCCTTTACAAACAACCAAGCAGTACCTCCAATGGACTGGGAGGAATATGTTGCAGAGATTGCATCAGACATAATGAAGGAACAGAGCCCTAAAAG GTTGTTTCAGGTTCGAGGAAAGCTCTATGAACTACTTTCTAACTGTATTCCTCCTGACATTATTTTAAAG AGGCTTCTTTTTGAGCTCCTGAAGAAATTGGATTCTGAGTTGAAGCATGAGGTCTGCCATTGGGCTGCATATTAT GAACATAGGATGCACTTAGGACAGAAGGCGATATTTCACCTTGAAG CATTTGTGGCCAAGTTTATGAGCATTTACAAAAATTTCCTTGTTGCAACCTTTGGATGA
- the LOC116007101 gene encoding histone-lysine N-methyltransferase SUVR3 isoform X2: MEKRCRTGRPAPEEEDYSEEGQEHFFRCARLIFPYLQPSDLASVSSTCKAFRRVSDAITSLRIADASRSFENSPVPFVNAVDSQPYAYFLYTPNQTLPIATGEAQSWGGPDDGAGRVKPDPFLFRVEGARGCECRRSCGDGEGLGCPCWDSGEFPGQECGPSCGCGPECGNRLTQKGVSLGLKIVKDKRKGWSLCAAEMIPKGKFVCEYAVVTTEEARARLKLYDEASSTGHFSHALLVVKEHLQSGNICIRMNIDATNIGNIARFINHSCDGGNLCTVIVRSSGALLPRVCFFASRDVQEDEELSFSYGDVRLNPKGSQCFCGTSSCLGFLPSEHT, translated from the exons ATGGAGAAACGATGCAGAACGGGTCGACCCGCACCGGAAGAGGAGGACTACTCGGAAGAAGGCCAAGAGCATTTCTTCCGGTGTGCCCGTCTCATCTTCCCTTACTTACAACCGTCCGATCTCGCCTCCGTTTCATCAACCTGCAAGGCCTTCCGACGAGTCTCCGACGCCATTACTTCCTTAAGAATCGCCGACGCTTCTAGAAGCTTCGAGAATTCACCCGTCCCTTTCGTCAACGCCGTCGACTCCCAACCCTACGCTTACTTCCTATACACCCCGAATCAAACCCTGCCGATCGCTACCGGAGAAGCTCAGAGCTGGGGAGGTCCGGATGATGGTGCGGGTCGGGTTAAACCCGACCCGTTCTTGTTCCGGGTCGAGGGCGCCCGTGGGTGCGAGTGCCGCCGGAGTTGCGGCGACGGCGAGGGTTTGGGATGCCCGTGTTGGGACTCGGGCGAGTTTCCGGGTCAGGAATGTGGTCCGAGCTGCGGCTGCGGGCCGGAGTGCGGGAACCGGTTGACTCAGAAGGGGGTTTCGTTGGGGCTGAAAATCGTAAAGGATAAGAGAAAAGGTTGGAGCTTGTGCGCTGCGGAGATGATTCCAAAAGGGAAGTTTGTTTGCGAGTATGCAG TTGTGACGACTGAAGAAGCAAGAGCTCGCCTGAAACTGTATGACGAAGCTTCATCCACTGGCCATTTTTCTCATGCTCTTCTGGTTGTGAAGGAGCATCTTCAATCTGGAAATATATGCATAAGGATGAATATTGATGCCACCAACATTGGCAATATTGCACGCTTTATTAACCATTCATGCGATGGTGGGAACCTCTGCACAGTAATAGTGCGGAGTTCTGGAGCCTTGTTACCCCGTGTTTGCTTTTTTGCTTCCAGAGAtgtacaagaagatgaagagctTAGTTTCAGTTATGGTGATGTTAGGCTTAATCCAAAAGGCTCTCAATGTTTCTGTGGCACCTCTTCATGTTTAGGGTTCTTGCCATCAGAACATACATGA
- the LOC116005535 gene encoding NADH--cytochrome b5 reductase 1-like yields the protein MDFLENPEAQLYIGVAVAVVAVAAAAYFFSSKKPRVCLDPENFKEFKLVKRLQLSHNVAKFTFELPTPTSVLGLPIGQHISCRGKDAQGEEVIKPYTPCTLDSDVGYFELVIKMYPQGRMSHHFREMRVGDYLAVKGPKGRFRYQPGQVRAFGMLAGGSGITPMFQVARAILEDPNDTTKVHLIYANVTYEDILLKEELDGLAAKYPDSFKIYYVLNQPPEVWNGGVGFVSKEMIEAHCPAPAPDVKMLRCGPPPMNKAMAAHLDAIGYSAEMQFQF from the exons ATGGATTTTCTGGAGAACCCTGAAGCTCAGCTTTACATAGGGGTAGCGGTTGCTGTTGTTGCAGTGGCTGCGGCTGCGTACTTCTTCTCTTCCAAGAAGCCCAGAG TGTGCTTGGATCCCGAGAATTTCAAGGAATTCAAGCTTGTGAAGCGCCTGCAACTGAGCCATAATGTGGCAAAGTTTACATTTGAACTTCCGACTCCTACTTCAGTATTGGGCCTACCCATTGGGCAGCACATAAGTTGCAG GGGAAAAGATGCTCAAGGTGAAGAGGTTATTAAGCCTTATACTCCATGTACTTTGGACTCCGATGTTGGGTACTTTGAGCTAGTAATAAAG ATGTATCCACAAGGAAGGATGTCTCATCATTTCAGAGAGATGCGTGTCGGTGATTACTTGGCCGTGAAGGGACCCAAG GGTCGTTTTAGGTACCAGCCTGGTCAAGTAAGAGCATTTGGTATGCTTGCAGGAGGATCTGGCATTACCCCTATGTTTCAG GTTGCGAGAGCTATTCTAGAAGATCCCAATGACACAACCAAGGTTCACCTGATTTACGCTAATGTTACATACGAAGATATTCTTTTGAAG GAAGAGTTGGATGGCCTTGCTGCTAAGTATCCCGACAGTTTCAAAATTTACTACGTTCTGAACCAG CCTCCCGAGGTGTGGAATGGCGGCGTTGGTTTTGTATCCAAGGAAATGATCGAGGCCCATTGCCCTGCACCAGCGCCCGATGTTAAG ATGCTGAGGTGTGGACCGCCACCAATGAACAAGGCCATGGCTGCTCACCTCGACGCCATTGGCTACAGCGCGGAGATGCAATTCCAGTTTTAG
- the LOC116006882 gene encoding probable arabinosyltransferase ARAD1 → MAERNVHSMGIFGKKSLLCLFIITSILFMGSWFFVLHSAYRPNLVDLSFSPNSQLLAVAEQTLAENVEEGIGGAEKHSCSKILKVFMYDLPPQFHFGLLGWKPEGNSVWPDIRAKVPSYPGGLNVQHSVEYWLTLDLLASEVAGDLSGRSAVRVRNSSEAEVVFVPFFSSICMNRFSRLKRLQKVDANVLLQEKLVTFLTAQEEWKRSMGKDHIILAHHPNSLLDARTKLWPAMFILSDFGRYPPSIANVEKDVIAPYKQIVGSYVNDTSEFDSRPILLFFQGAIYRKDGGFVRQELFYMLKNEKDVHFAFGNIQKDGIKQATQGMHTSKFCLNIAGDTPSSNRLFDAIASHCVPVIISDEIELPYEDVLDYSDFCVFVRTSDALKENFLLNMIRGIGKEEWTRMWNRIKEVEPFFEYRYPSRGNDAVQMVWQAIARKVPAVKLKIHRNWRYYRTPVSLDNSAAPRLPSNFW, encoded by the exons ATGGCAGAGAGGAATGTGCATTCAATGGGGATTTTTGGTAAAAAGTCATTGCTTTGTCTATTCATCATCACATCCATTTTGTTCATGGGATCTTGGTTTTTTGTATTGCATTCTGCTTACAGGCCTAATCTTGTTGACCTTAGTTTTTCCCCCAACTCCCAACTTCTAGCTGTAGCAGAACAAACCCTAGCAGAGAATGTTGAGGAAGGAATAGGAGGAGCAGAGAAGCATAGTTGTAGTAAAATCCTCAAGGTGTTTATGTATGATTTACCCCCACAGTTTCACTTTGGGCTATTGGGTTGGAAGCCTGAGGGGAACAGTGTTTGGCCTGATATAAGAGCCAAGGTGCCATCCTATCCTGGAGGGTTGAATGTGCAGCACAGTGTGGAGTACTGGCTCACACTGGATCTTCTGGCTTCAGAAGTTGCAGGTGATCTGAGTGGTCGAAGCGCGGTGAGGGTGCGCAATTCGAGCGAGGCGGAGGTGGTTTTTGTTCCGTTCTTTTCCTCGATCTGCATGAACCGGTTCTCCAGGCTGAAACGGCTTCAGAAGGTCGATGCAAATGTGTTGCTTCAGGAAAAGCTGGTGACATTCTTGACAGCTCAAGAGGAATGGAAGAGGTCAATGGGGAAAGACCATATCATTCTTGCCCACCATCCTAATAGCCTGTTGGATGCAAGGACAAAACTGTGGCCTGCAATGTTTATTCTGTCGGATTTCGGGAGGTACCCTCCCTCCATAGCTAATGTTGAGAAAGACGTGATTGCGCCTTACAAGCAGATTGTTGGGAGCTATGTCAATGACACTTCTGAGTTCGATAGCCGCCCTATTTTGCTGTTCTTTCAAGGAGCCATATATAGAAAAGAT GGTGGATTTGTTAGGCAAGAATTATTCTACATGCTAAAAAACGAGAAAGATGTGCACTTTGCATTTGGGAACATTCAGAAGGATGGCATAAAGCAGGCAACCCAAGGGATGCACACATCCAAATTCTGCCTAAACATTGCAGGTGACACTCCATCATCAAACCGCCTGTTTGATGCCATTGCCAGCCACTGTGTTCCAGTCATCATCAGCGACGAAATAGAGCTTCCTTACGAGGACGTTCTTGACTACTCAGATTTCTGTGTATTCGTTCGCACCTCAGACGCCCTCAAGGAAAACTTCCTCCTAAACATGATCAGAGGCATTGGGAAAGAAGAGTGGACTAGAATGTGGAATAGGATAAAAGAGGTAGAACCCTTCTTCGAGTATCGGTACCCTTCACGGGGGAATGATGCTGTCCAAATGGTCTGGCAGGCTATTGCACGCAAGGTTCCTGCTGTTAAGTTGAAAATACACAGGAACTGGAGATATTATCGAACGCCTGTATCCTTGGATAATTCTGCTGCTCCTCGTTTGCCAAGTAACTTTTGGTGA
- the LOC116007514 gene encoding probable inactive leucine-rich repeat receptor-like protein kinase At3g03770 produces the protein MGISFGLREVVIVLLVWSSLVGYSEQAQSFEVRTLLRVRELLNSPASLRSWNNETDFCNAETSSSVTVVCYEGSITQLHIISEKGTPQLPENFSIDAFVSSLVKLPSLKVLKLVSLGLWGPLPGKISRLSGLEILDLSSNFFHNAIPREISSLINLQTLILDGNKFTGRLPDGLGLLSDLAVLSVKNNSFRGPLPDTLGDLQNLRILALSRNNFTGNVPDLSNLENLQVLDLEDNSFGPKFPLFGSKIVSLVLRRNRFTSSIPENVQSCHQLEHLDVSSNGLIGPFPSSLLSLPLISYLSIAENKLTGMLFENLPCNSALNFVDLSANLLSGRLPSCLHSGSKTKVVLYTGNCLETGDKNQHPVSFCRNEALAVGIIPRHHRKKMGSKAILALSICGSVIGGAILLAVAFLVVGSFRAKKTVRKTPTRLIMESASTAYTSKLFSDARYITQAMKLGSLSVPSYRTFSLEELEEATNNFDTSTFVGEGSTSQIYRGRLRDGSYVAIRCLKLKRSNSIQNFMHQIEFISKLRHQHLVSALGHCFECYLDDSSVSRIFLVFEYVPNGTLRSWISDKHSRRRLNWAQRVSAAIGIAKGIQFLHTGIVPGVFSNDLKITDILLDQNLVAKISSFNLPILDESTGKASLQDFPSGSKELNGARERCNEKLDVYDFGVILLEIITGRRINTKKDMKILKEQLQASLTGDDAWRRSVVDPRVKNSSSDESVKTMVEICYRCLLEDPADRPSVEDVLWNLQFAAQVQDACRGDSQSSDSSPISPFQPSRQIAIR, from the exons ATGGGGATAAGTTTTGGCCTTAGGGAAGTTGTTATAGTTTTACTTGTTTGGTCATCCTTGGTTGGGTATTCCGAACAAGCACAATCCTTTGAAGTTCGAACACTTTTGAGGGTTCGAGAGCTTCTTAACTCCCCGGCTTCCTTGAGGAGCTGGAATAACGAAACGGATTTCTGCAATGCTGAAACGAGTTCTTCTGTTACGGTTGTCTGCTATGAAGGAAGCATAACTCAGTTGCATATAATCAGTGAGAAGGGTACTCCTCAATTGCCCGAAAACTTCTCCATTGATGCCTTTGTTAGTAGCCTTGTTAAGCTCCCGAGCTTGAAGGTCCTCAAATTAGTGTCTCTTGGTTTATGGGGGCCATTGCCTGGAAAAATTTCGAGATTATCAGGGCTCGAGATACTTGACCTGAGCTCCAATTTCTTCCACAACGCCATTCCCCGAGAAATCTCATCATTGATTAACCTCCAAACACTTATACTCGATGGAAATAAGTTCACTGGCAGGCTCCCCGATGGCCTCGGTTTGCTCTCAGATTTGGCGGTTTTGAGTGTGAAAAACAATTCTTTCAGAGGCCCCCTGCCAGACACACTCGGGGATTTGCAAAATCTTCGGATTCTTGCACTGTCAAGGAACAATTTTACAGGCAATGTTCCTGATCTTAGCAATCTGGAAAACCTTCAAGTCCTCGACTTGGAAGACAACTCTTTCGGACCCAAGTTTCCACTCTTTGGCAGCAAAATCGTAAGCCTCGTGCTTAGGAGGAACAGGTTCACTTCTAGCATTCCCGAGAATGTTCAATCCTGTCATCAGCTCGAACACCTCGATGTTTCTTCCAATGGACTTATCGGGCCATTTCCATCATCATTACTATCTCTTCCATTAATCAGTTATCTAAGTATTGCAGAAAACAAACTCACAGGAATGCTTTTCGAAAATCTGCCCTGCAATTCTGCACTAAATTTCGTGGATCTGTCTGCTAATCTGTTGTCGGGGAGATTGCCTAGTTGCCTTCATAGCGGTTCCAAGACCAAAGTTGTGCTTTATACCGGAAACTGTCTAGAAACTGGAGACAAAAATCAACATCCAGTCTCCTTCTGTAGGAATGAAGCTTTAGCTGTGGGAATTATACCTCGCCATCATCGTAAAAAGATGGGTTCTAAAGCAATTCTTGCCTTGAGCATATGCGGGAGCGTTATTGGAGGTGCCATACTACTTGCTGTGGCCTTTTTAGTTGTCGGAAGTTTTCGTGCAAAGAAGACTGTCCGGAAAACCCCCACGAGATTAATAATGGAAAGTGCATCAACTGCATACACCTCAAAGTTGTTCTCAGATGCAA GGTATATTACTCAAGCAATGAAGTTAGGGTCACTTAGCGTTCCATCTTATCGAACCTTTTCATTGGAAGAGCTTGAAGAGGCAACAAACAATTTTGATACATCAACTTTTGTCGGGGAAGGATCTACCAGTCAG ATATACAGAGGCCGGCTGAGAGATGGTTCGTATGTTGCTATTAGATGCCTGAAACTGAAACGAAGCAATAGCATTCAAAATTTTATGCATCAAATCGAGTTTATATCGAAACTCAGACATCAACACCTGGTTAGTGCGCTCGGGCACTGCTTCGAGTGTTACTTGGATGATTCGAGTGTCAGCAGAATATTTCTCGTCTTCGAATATGTACCAAATGGCACCCTGAGGAGCTGGATATCTG ACAAGCATTCTAGACGGAGATTAAACTGGGCACAGCGTGTTTCAGCTGCTATAGGAATAGCAAAGGGTATCCAGTTCTTGCATACCGGGATTGTTCCTGGTGTCTTTTCAAACGATTTGAAGATAACCGATATTCTGTTGGACCAGAACCTCGTCGCCAAAATTAGCAGCTTTAACCTACCCATTCTGGATGAGAGCACAGGAAAG GCCAGCCTTCAAGATTTTCCCAGTGGTTCCAAGGAGCTTAATGGTGCAAG GGAAAGATGCAATGAAAAGCTGGATGTGTATGACTTTGGTGTAATATTACTAGAAATCATTACAGGAAGGAGGATAAATACCAAGAAGGATATGAAGATCCTTAAAGAACAG TTGCAAGCAAGCCTCACGGGCGATGATGCATGGAGAAGGAGTGTGGTTGATCCGAGGGTCAAGAATTCGAGTTCAGATGAATCAGTGAAGACGATGGTGGAGATCTGCTACAGATGTTTGCTCGAGGATCCTGCAGATAGGCCGTCGGTTGAGGATGTGTTGTGGAATTTGCAGTTTGCGGCTCAGGTCCAAGACGCGTGTAGGGGAGATTCTCAGAGCAGCGATAGCTCTCCCATTTCGCCTTTTCAGCCTTCGCGCCAGATAGCCATTCGATAG